The following coding sequences are from one Triticum dicoccoides isolate Atlit2015 ecotype Zavitan chromosome 4A, WEW_v2.0, whole genome shotgun sequence window:
- the LOC119283793 gene encoding uncharacterized protein LOC119283793 encodes MYSWLPRLEHPFSAPAKQARNLSNFGSAGLGTQSLTPSALESDSGAAAASLGVVAAATAVVSVVRHRLIICFHHRLLRPPPALVLHLIEGVRPAARRRRKIGNQFSIGEKETDRKPEMMQSFLIASCSIMVLSNSRGVGYGLIIQVHLGSIQAARRANGNSIRLLVADQQDEEHRARPIPY; translated from the exons ATGTACTCATG GCTTCCTCGGCTCGAGCACCCCTTCTCGGCTCCTGCAAAACAAGCCCGCAACCTCTCAAACTTCGGCTCGGCTGGACTGGGCACACAATCCCTTACCCCATCTGCACTAGAGTCAGATTCAGGCGCCGCCGCTGCATCCCTTGGCgtagtcgccgccgccaccgcagtcGTCTCCGTCGTACGCCACCGGCTGATCATTTGCTTCCACCATCGTCTGCTTCGTCCCCCGCCCGCCCTCGTCCTACACTTGATAGAGGGAGTGCGGCCGGCAGCCAGACGACGCAG AAAAATTGGGAACCAATTCAGCATTGGAGAAAAGGAGACTGACAGGAAACCGGAGATGATGCAATCTTTTCTGATTGCTTCTTGTTCGATAATGGTTTTGTCTAATTCACGGGGTGTGGGCTATGGTTTGATAATCCAAGTTCACTTGGGATCTATACAAGCAGCCAGAAGGGCAAATGGAAATAGCATCAGATTGCTTGTCGCTGATCAACAAGATGAAGAGCACAGAGCAAGACCGATCCCATACTAG